In uncultured Desulfobacter sp., one DNA window encodes the following:
- a CDS encoding phosphoadenosine phosphosulfate reductase family protein, whose product MSQKTVKRTFWCDTCHVPLMGDTCHACGSAGRDICSATLVPVFSPELRYLKKQVDSSLHPLLKEGEIWISPGNCTYFCQGIPVLKLVAGNGKATILNPPEQIRPLHRSKKKWLHTLKKANKGVMEHLQYEAEDFIRSTIASFKGKTAMVSFSGGKDSTVVSHLVMSALGRSDVLHIFADTSIEFPDTYQYIKEFQRRHPLTPFIRSRSKLDFFKTARQIGPPSRILRWCCTTHKTNPLSGLIDSMSPEKGVLTFDGVRKAESTRRSSYPRISDKHKIAREILASPIIEWSDFAVWLYLLAHELTFNQAYKYGFRRVGCLYCPFNSDWSQNMIKYHYPAKGKKWQRFLKDQAVRMNHPNPENFADQGWRARAGGRGLDHYKTVLETTPCILSDNAVMYQLVNGSIRLVHHFLRPLGPQSMVSKDDFSLVFLIHDLKTNAILASVEVGFEDHAVRVNYLLKKWRRLFQQRIEKQLKKLQVCIFCGACAAKCKTKALEADGHFIIDHDKCKSCLACVKHRCPALDSLIKKGK is encoded by the coding sequence ATGAGCCAGAAAACAGTGAAAAGAACCTTTTGGTGCGATACCTGCCATGTGCCATTGATGGGAGATACCTGCCATGCCTGCGGGTCGGCGGGCCGGGATATCTGTTCCGCCACCCTGGTGCCGGTATTTTCTCCCGAGCTGAGATACTTAAAAAAACAGGTTGACTCATCCCTTCACCCGCTCTTGAAAGAGGGGGAAATCTGGATATCCCCGGGCAACTGCACCTACTTTTGCCAGGGAATCCCTGTATTAAAGCTTGTGGCCGGAAACGGCAAGGCAACAATATTGAATCCGCCTGAACAGATCAGACCGTTGCATCGATCAAAAAAGAAATGGCTGCACACCCTGAAAAAAGCCAATAAAGGGGTTATGGAACACTTGCAATACGAGGCAGAGGATTTCATCCGAAGCACCATAGCTTCTTTTAAAGGAAAAACCGCCATGGTCTCCTTTTCCGGGGGCAAGGATTCCACGGTGGTGTCCCATCTTGTCATGAGTGCCCTTGGCAGAAGCGATGTTTTGCATATTTTTGCAGATACCAGCATTGAGTTTCCAGATACATATCAATACATAAAGGAGTTTCAGCGCCGGCACCCGCTGACCCCGTTTATCCGCAGCCGTTCAAAACTGGATTTTTTCAAGACAGCCAGACAAATCGGGCCGCCCAGCCGGATCTTACGCTGGTGCTGCACCACCCACAAGACCAATCCGTTGTCCGGTTTAATTGACAGCATGAGTCCGGAAAAAGGGGTTCTGACATTTGACGGGGTCAGAAAGGCGGAATCTACCAGAAGGTCAAGCTACCCCCGCATCTCGGACAAGCACAAAATTGCACGCGAAATATTGGCTAGCCCTATTATAGAATGGTCTGATTTTGCGGTATGGCTTTATCTTCTGGCCCACGAACTTACGTTTAACCAGGCCTATAAATATGGATTCAGGCGGGTCGGCTGCCTGTATTGCCCCTTTAACAGCGACTGGTCACAGAACATGATCAAATACCACTATCCGGCCAAAGGTAAAAAATGGCAGCGGTTTTTAAAGGATCAGGCCGTACGGATGAACCATCCCAATCCTGAAAATTTTGCCGACCAGGGATGGCGCGCCAGGGCCGGGGGGCGGGGGCTGGATCACTATAAAACTGTTCTTGAAACTACACCATGCATTTTATCCGACAATGCAGTAATGTACCAGCTGGTTAATGGCAGTATCCGCCTGGTGCATCACTTTTTACGTCCGCTGGGACCCCAATCCATGGTCAGCAAGGATGACTTTTCTCTGGTTTTTCTGATCCATGACCTTAAAACCAATGCGATATTGGCCAGTGTGGAGGTGGGATTTGAAGATCATGCGGTCAGGGTCAATTATCTGCTCAAAAAATGGCGTCGACTTTTCCAGCAGCGCATTGAAAAACAGTTAAAAAAGCTGCAGGTCTGTATTTTCTGCGGGGCCTGCGCTGCAAAATGCAAAACAAAAGCCCTTGAGGCAGATGGTCATTTTATTATAGATCATGATAAGTGCAAGAGCTGTTTGGCTTGTGTTAAACACCGATGCCCTGCCCTTGATTCATTAATTAAAAAAGGAAAGTAA
- a CDS encoding transposase: MAQGKALTPEEKKAIVALKKYFDRTIDDLEEQKELSAQRVSNALGFGLATVKRTMADHSRGVNFDNELIIYRGRPQRALSDSVQTIVREYIRNANKEGAYMTLETLWQYLEEVAPEQEFSIRTLGRALDRWGFTFGKGIRTQRFKEKDHVVVARQRYLRRKRANRKGKGTIRPEVYLDESYVNKNHSTDFVWYYDDDGPWIQKPTEKGERLIIMNAITKDGWVSGAKVTFKSTRKTGDYHGQMNQAMFSKWFEEKLLPNIPARSLIIMDNAAYHNVLSPVSAPTPLCKKEKIRSWLEKNNFPVKEDCLKAELVDILTRVGPQPTYLLDELADKQGHEVLRTPPYHPELQPIETCWGIVKNEIGRNCDFTMNNLIQQLENAFGKVTAKTCAGLIRKTRDIEDAFWRDDAALDEQN, translated from the coding sequence ATGGCCCAAGGCAAAGCGCTTACACCAGAAGAGAAAAAAGCAATAGTGGCCTTAAAAAAATATTTTGACCGCACTATAGATGATCTTGAGGAACAGAAAGAATTAAGTGCGCAGAGGGTGTCAAATGCTCTTGGGTTTGGTTTAGCGACGGTGAAAAGGACTATGGCCGACCATAGCCGTGGTGTAAATTTTGATAACGAATTGATTATATATAGAGGACGACCACAACGAGCACTTTCCGATTCGGTGCAGACAATTGTTCGAGAATACATACGCAATGCCAATAAAGAAGGTGCGTATATGACACTTGAAACGCTGTGGCAGTATCTCGAAGAAGTTGCGCCTGAACAGGAATTTAGCATCCGGACATTAGGCCGGGCACTTGATCGTTGGGGATTTACATTCGGTAAAGGGATACGTACTCAGCGGTTTAAAGAAAAAGACCATGTTGTGGTAGCCAGACAACGCTACCTCCGGAGAAAAAGGGCAAATCGAAAGGGCAAAGGGACTATTCGTCCTGAAGTTTATCTGGACGAGTCCTATGTGAACAAAAATCACAGTACGGATTTTGTGTGGTACTACGACGATGATGGGCCATGGATTCAAAAGCCTACCGAAAAAGGGGAACGCTTGATAATAATGAATGCAATCACTAAGGACGGTTGGGTTTCCGGTGCCAAGGTGACTTTCAAAAGCACTCGAAAAACTGGAGACTACCACGGACAGATGAATCAAGCGATGTTCTCCAAGTGGTTTGAAGAAAAGTTGCTTCCAAATATCCCTGCTCGCTCGCTAATAATCATGGATAATGCTGCTTATCATAATGTCTTGTCACCAGTCTCAGCACCAACCCCTTTATGTAAAAAGGAGAAAATTCGATCCTGGTTGGAGAAAAATAATTTTCCCGTAAAGGAAGATTGCTTAAAGGCTGAACTGGTTGATATTTTGACAAGAGTTGGACCGCAACCGACATATTTATTGGACGAACTAGCTGATAAACAAGGGCATGAGGTCTTAAGGACACCACCTTATCATCCCGAGTTACAACCAATAGAGACATGTTGGGGCATTGTGAAAAATGAAATTGGCCGCAATTGTGATTTTACAATGAATAATTTAATTCAGCAGCTTGAAAATGCGTTTGGCAAGGTTACCGCCAAGACCTGCGCTGGGTTAATAAGGAAAACTCGTGATATTGAAGATGCCTTTTGGCGGGACGATGCTGCTCTTGATGAACAAAATTGA
- a CDS encoding alpha/beta fold hydrolase, with protein MGDIFFEDHYIKVGNVNTRYWLAGEKGSTVILLHGLNCHVEFWEKNIAVLAQEHSVFAVDIVGFGRTDKPAIAYTFQQMADFVIDFMNAMNIDRASLVGHSMGGGITMMVAARVPERVEKIVLVNSSGLGKRMSFLGRLITLPVIGEVLTKPSRQGVVRQMQMCLYDHSQVSDDFIDRAAAIGKLPDNQRSVLSALRGGCNIFGMKKKVVTDFSECIKRISAPILVIWGRQDRINPVSDGEAAVERMGDVRLHIIDQADHFSQIDQPGEFNATVLDFLRD; from the coding sequence ATGGGTGATATATTTTTTGAGGACCATTATATAAAAGTAGGCAATGTGAATACCCGTTATTGGTTGGCAGGTGAAAAGGGATCAACCGTAATCCTCCTTCACGGGTTAAATTGTCATGTGGAATTCTGGGAGAAAAATATCGCCGTCCTGGCGCAGGAGCATAGCGTCTTTGCAGTCGACATAGTGGGATTTGGTCGGACCGATAAGCCCGCTATTGCCTATACATTTCAACAGATGGCCGATTTCGTGATAGACTTCATGAATGCGATGAATATCGATAGAGCCTCCCTTGTGGGACACTCCATGGGTGGAGGTATCACCATGATGGTAGCAGCGCGTGTTCCTGAACGTGTAGAAAAGATCGTTCTCGTGAACTCCTCGGGACTAGGCAAAAGGATGTCTTTTCTGGGACGATTGATAACCCTTCCGGTGATCGGAGAGGTTCTGACAAAACCGAGTAGACAAGGTGTAGTGCGGCAGATGCAGATGTGTTTATACGATCACTCACAGGTAAGTGATGATTTTATCGACCGTGCCGCCGCCATTGGCAAACTTCCTGACAATCAGCGCAGCGTCCTCTCTGCCCTCCGCGGAGGCTGCAACATATTTGGCATGAAGAAAAAGGTAGTTACCGACTTTTCGGAATGCATCAAAAGAATTAGTGCTCCCATATTAGTTATATGGGGTCGGCAAGATCGCATCAATCCCGTTTCCGATGGAGAGGCCGCTGTTGAAAGAATGGGCGACGTCAGACTTCACATCATTGATCAAGCGGACCATTTTTCGCAGATCGACCAACCCGGAGAGTTCAACGCGACAGTGCTCGATTTTCTGAGAGATTGA
- a CDS encoding transposase — protein MQVNIKTLIDDTQCYNTVRELRWPEGRQCPYCDSKRVIKRGFDEKEPARQRYECKNCGKRFDDLTGTIFAGHHQPLKVWILCLYFMGLNLSNKQIAKELDLDRTDVQRMTTQLREGVIKKSLK, from the coding sequence ATGCAAGTAAACATAAAGACTCTGATTGATGATACGCAATGTTACAACACTGTTCGGGAGTTGCGCTGGCCGGAAGGACGTCAATGTCCGTATTGTGATTCCAAACGAGTAATCAAAAGGGGTTTTGATGAAAAAGAACCTGCCAGACAACGTTATGAATGTAAAAATTGCGGCAAACGGTTTGATGACCTTACAGGCACCATCTTCGCTGGACATCACCAACCCCTCAAGGTATGGATATTGTGTCTGTATTTCATGGGGTTGAACTTGTCCAACAAGCAAATTGCCAAAGAACTGGACCTGGACCGCACTGATGTTCAAAGGATGACCACCCAACTTCGTGAAGGCGTGATAAAAAAAAGCCTCAAGTAA
- a CDS encoding PDDEXK nuclease domain-containing protein yields MKSYDRNYSTETSHFYVDLVFYNYLLKCFVIIDLKTGKLTHQDIGQMDMYVRMFDDLKRGNDDNPTIGIILCSDKEETLVRYSVLKDSEQLFASKYKLVLPTEKELEAELARECLRIEAHSNREDQ; encoded by the coding sequence ATCAAGTCATATGACCGGAACTATAGTACCGAGACTAGTCATTTTTATGTTGATCTCGTTTTTTATAACTATCTGTTGAAATGTTTTGTCATTATTGATCTGAAGACTGGTAAACTCACCCACCAGGATATCGGTCAGATGGATATGTATGTACGTATGTTTGATGACCTTAAACGTGGCAATGATGATAATCCTACTATCGGCATCATTCTTTGCAGCGACAAAGAAGAAACATTGGTCAGATACTCTGTTCTCAAAGACAGTGAGCAGCTTTTTGCTTCTAAATATAAATTAGTACTGCCAACAGAGAAGGAACTTGAAGCTGAATTGGCAAGGGAGTGCCTGCGGATTGAAGCACATAGCAACAGGGAAGATCAATAG
- a CDS encoding IS1595 family transposase codes for MVAGHKGNPEAVARKGREGRRNRLRGARGRGTLEKEKPPVFGMIQRCGLVVIQMLANVRRVTIEPLVKSTVLPGTLIYTDEYAIYNRLTEWGYKHKSVNHGAGEYARDEDGDGFHEVHVNTMEGFWSLLRGWLRPHRGISQEKLPFYLGFFEFVHNVGKRGKALLHSLVELLVK; via the coding sequence ATTGTAGCAGGGCATAAAGGCAATCCCGAAGCAGTAGCCCGAAAAGGCAGGGAAGGCCGTCGAAATCGTTTACGAGGTGCTCGTGGGCGGGGTACATTGGAAAAAGAGAAACCACCTGTATTCGGTATGATTCAGCGATGCGGTCTGGTAGTGATTCAAATGCTTGCTAATGTTCGCAGGGTAACTATTGAGCCCTTGGTAAAGTCGACCGTTTTGCCGGGGACTTTGATTTACACTGATGAATATGCGATCTACAATCGATTAACCGAGTGGGGGTACAAGCATAAGAGCGTGAATCACGGGGCTGGAGAATACGCCAGAGACGAGGATGGCGATGGTTTCCATGAAGTCCATGTCAATACCATGGAAGGCTTCTGGTCCTTGCTACGTGGTTGGTTGCGTCCTCATCGAGGCATCTCACAAGAGAAGCTCCCGTTCTATCTCGGTTTTTTCGAGTTCGTTCATAACGTCGGCAAACGGGGAAAGGCCCTGCTCCATTCGCTTGTCGAACTTTTGGTCAAATAA
- a CDS encoding DUF1016 N-terminal domain-containing protein: MTNNIKKNPFYNDIRQILQTARAKAYSAVNTAMVETYWLVGKRIFEEEQDGKKRAEYGQELIKKLSVELQSEFGKGFSVANLKNFRQFYLAHVAFQGLI, encoded by the coding sequence ATGACTAATAACATTAAAAAAAATCCTTTTTATAATGACATCCGTCAAATCCTTCAAACAGCACGTGCCAAGGCCTATTCTGCTGTAAATACGGCTATGGTAGAAACTTACTGGCTGGTTGGCAAACGTATTTTCGAAGAGGAGCAAGATGGAAAAAAACGAGCAGAATATGGTCAAGAGTTGATCAAAAAATTGTCTGTCGAGCTGCAATCCGAGTTTGGTAAAGGCTTCTCAGTTGCAAACCTTAAAAATTTCAGACAATTTTATTTGGCTCATGTTGCGTTTCAAGGTCTTATTTGA
- a CDS encoding transposase, with the protein MPRTPRLMLKGEESVYHVMSRTALPGYPFGDVEKDYMVQLIQQLSRLYFVEIFGYCIMGNHFHLLVRVFSSDRYSDDEIKQRYLAFFGEDQDFQVMRIDTYRKKWSNLSEFIKEIKQTFSRFYNKLHNRRGTLWGDRFKSVIVEKGETLINCLAYIDLNPVRAGIVKRPEQYRFSSLGYHLQTDNSYDFLSLDFGLKEFGQMSDQERLETYRGYIYEAGAVNTSEKEQDVIEERIIETERKKEYKITRIDRFKNRTRYFTDSGIIGSKAFVSKTYAYFKRPGKTNQKNPRQVAGLNGIYSLKRLTEM; encoded by the coding sequence CATGTAATGTCCCGCACTGCGTTACCGGGATACCCTTTCGGAGACGTAGAAAAAGATTATATGGTGCAGTTGATTCAACAATTAAGTCGCTTGTATTTTGTTGAAATATTTGGCTATTGCATTATGGGCAACCACTTCCATCTTTTGGTTCGTGTATTTTCCAGTGACAGGTACTCGGATGATGAGATTAAACAACGATACCTGGCTTTTTTTGGTGAGGATCAGGATTTTCAAGTCATGCGTATTGATACTTACAGAAAAAAATGGTCAAATTTATCTGAGTTTATAAAAGAGATAAAACAGACCTTTTCCAGGTTTTATAATAAGCTGCATAATAGGCGCGGAACCCTTTGGGGAGACCGTTTTAAAAGCGTGATTGTAGAAAAAGGAGAAACATTGATAAACTGCCTTGCCTATATTGATTTAAATCCTGTAAGGGCAGGCATTGTCAAGCGTCCTGAGCAATATCGGTTCAGCTCCTTGGGTTATCATCTACAAACAGACAATTCTTATGATTTCCTTTCTCTTGATTTTGGACTAAAAGAATTTGGTCAGATGTCAGATCAAGAACGTCTTGAGACCTATCGTGGGTATATATATGAAGCAGGAGCAGTAAACACTTCAGAAAAAGAACAAGATGTTATTGAAGAAAGAATTATTGAAACAGAGCGTAAAAAAGAATACAAAATTACACGAATAGATCGTTTTAAAAATAGAACAAGATATTTTACTGATTCAGGCATTATCGGTTCCAAAGCCTTTGTTTCAAAGACCTATGCATATTTTAAAAGACCAGGAAAAACAAATCAAAAAAATCCACGGCAAGTCGCAGGATTAAATGGGATATATTCCTTAAAGCGTTTAACTGAAATGTAA
- a CDS encoding DUF4007 family protein — MAKFEFGFEEAWFRLIIKKLPDHPDLFLPREVEKAQAILRVGKLKVGAARAWAENTGLILKKKNEFILSPLGQLIALHDPDLEEDGIWWLIHYHLARSGSPAWFYAFYFNQFDMDEFSREEFESQVRAYWDDTHEKPMTDSVFHKLIFSPFKQVFEGTRLGDTFGFWQTNEDGNFWRSAFSSIPVPKEILAYALVDWGKQNDRQSVHLEKLLEPGGIGRIFRLERDTLDTLLVDIGEVYQKQVGWISHTAGLNSVSITDIPPLALVSAYYYELDGEEPADALKKGMQEASAFMKK, encoded by the coding sequence TTGGCAAAATTTGAGTTTGGTTTTGAAGAAGCATGGTTTCGACTGATTATAAAAAAACTGCCGGATCATCCGGATCTGTTCCTGCCCCGTGAAGTTGAGAAAGCCCAGGCCATCCTTCGCGTGGGAAAGTTGAAAGTCGGTGCGGCAAGGGCATGGGCGGAAAATACAGGCCTCATTTTAAAAAAGAAAAACGAATTTATCCTTTCCCCTTTAGGGCAACTCATTGCCCTGCACGACCCGGACCTTGAAGAGGACGGTATCTGGTGGCTGATCCATTATCATTTGGCACGTTCCGGCAGTCCTGCATGGTTTTATGCGTTTTATTTCAATCAGTTTGATATGGATGAATTCAGCCGGGAAGAGTTTGAAAGCCAGGTGCGGGCCTATTGGGATGATACCCATGAAAAACCAATGACCGACAGTGTTTTTCACAAACTGATTTTTTCACCTTTTAAGCAGGTCTTTGAAGGTACCCGCTTAGGGGATACGTTCGGGTTCTGGCAGACAAATGAGGACGGCAATTTTTGGAGAAGTGCTTTTAGCTCCATACCCGTTCCCAAAGAGATCCTGGCGTATGCCTTGGTCGATTGGGGAAAACAGAACGATCGCCAGTCGGTTCATCTTGAGAAGTTGCTTGAACCCGGCGGCATCGGCAGAATTTTCAGACTGGAACGGGATACACTGGATACGCTGCTGGTTGATATCGGGGAGGTCTATCAAAAACAGGTTGGATGGATTAGCCATACAGCAGGGCTCAATTCAGTATCCATTACAGACATACCGCCGCTTGCACTGGTCAGTGCTTATTACTATGAACTGGATGGCGAAGAACCGGCTGATGCCCTGAAAAAAGGCATGCAAGAAGCCAGCGCGTTTATGAAAAAATAA
- a CDS encoding DNA-directed RNA polymerase subunit alpha C-terminal domain-containing protein gives MDKNNTTYSDTDSKQSTHSYDVPNKNDKNIFKQFVMESGLSVRATNVLLNNVETLEAFELLTEESLSVLPNSGRKTVREIINFLNALRLQGEIQAPISIEELFLEPPIDSTIEMLPIFSNKPLHHITVKDLHPDFQGTVKLEDINLSHRTFYNLLNQGQKETIGDVMLMTSTDLLSLKNFGKKSLNEIKDVIRSLCRTGSYTPKHQAIESILMDYSSYENLISSYSQWCLKSKRNQLLIQSMFLFDSEKAPTLEAVGQQFGLTRERVRQIFNKAIRQFKHTANISKLDKFWVNLDKAIANGGGIIHFKDLPRALKNTFDWPSAPNAYALGQFLSIWEKGSTYKDPNDLITADCDCLSCETPTDFFKALDFSEHDSFHVAVLGSRLGAFCQRECPWNHSKETFHKAFIEQQVKDFNGLVLHEDLVLTREKWLETHCTKLEDVVCHVLESYGKPMHFTEIANYIRKKNPNFKDLSDHNLHAAVIRYDSFKIADRGTYGLASWGLNYRSVSTAIEEFLDAKGLPQRRQQIIRHLDGEFNDGNITAALMFETRFKSIGDGIYDRQGTWQKRTLEEFIRLLPETVAQFVCYFTGRNNTSYKLVMAYIFIRSMDDAGAIHLHKLKTMFYNFYLSRHKKGLVVESDSATMHRIDELDKNEIINLASRRPLESFLGSGYFTMFSQNGRKLQLTDTVLKPLDDAKRDILLITILKAVDDYFSALAPPNVIYETEPEAPSNVSESGIEAGSSFVNTPPDNPVVRVHIKKKRRGKIKL, from the coding sequence ATGGATAAAAATAATACAACATATTCAGATACGGATTCTAAACAAAGCACCCACTCTTATGATGTCCCAAATAAGAATGACAAAAATATTTTTAAACAATTTGTCATGGAATCGGGTTTATCTGTCCGGGCGACCAATGTCCTTTTAAACAATGTCGAAACTTTGGAAGCATTTGAACTGTTGACCGAGGAAAGTTTATCTGTACTCCCCAATAGTGGTAGAAAAACTGTTCGGGAGATTATAAATTTTTTGAATGCGCTAAGATTGCAAGGGGAGATACAGGCACCTATTTCAATAGAGGAATTGTTTTTAGAACCACCTATTGATTCCACCATAGAAATGTTGCCCATTTTTTCCAATAAACCGCTTCATCATATAACAGTAAAAGATCTGCATCCGGATTTCCAAGGAACAGTCAAATTAGAAGACATTAATTTGTCCCACAGGACATTTTATAATCTCCTCAATCAGGGCCAAAAAGAAACCATCGGGGATGTCATGTTAATGACATCTACAGACCTCTTGTCATTAAAAAATTTTGGAAAAAAGAGTTTGAATGAAATTAAGGATGTCATTCGATCTCTTTGCAGGACGGGCAGCTACACCCCAAAGCACCAGGCAATCGAATCCATTTTGATGGATTACAGCAGTTATGAAAATTTGATTTCAAGTTACAGTCAGTGGTGTCTAAAAAGCAAACGAAATCAATTATTGATACAGAGCATGTTTCTTTTTGATTCCGAAAAAGCACCGACATTAGAGGCGGTCGGACAGCAATTCGGCCTTACCCGCGAACGGGTCCGACAGATTTTTAATAAGGCGATCAGGCAATTCAAGCATACCGCGAATATCAGTAAACTTGATAAATTCTGGGTGAATTTGGATAAAGCTATTGCCAATGGCGGGGGCATTATCCATTTTAAAGATTTACCGAGGGCATTAAAGAATACTTTCGATTGGCCATCAGCCCCCAATGCTTATGCTTTGGGGCAATTCTTAAGTATCTGGGAGAAAGGTTCAACCTACAAAGACCCGAATGATTTGATCACAGCAGACTGTGACTGTTTGTCCTGTGAAACACCTACGGATTTTTTTAAAGCGCTTGATTTTTCAGAGCATGATTCTTTTCATGTGGCGGTTCTCGGATCAAGGCTTGGGGCTTTTTGCCAAAGGGAATGCCCCTGGAACCATTCAAAAGAAACATTTCACAAAGCATTTATTGAACAACAGGTAAAGGACTTCAACGGGCTGGTGCTTCATGAAGATCTGGTTTTAACCCGGGAAAAGTGGCTTGAAACCCATTGCACAAAGCTTGAAGATGTAGTCTGCCATGTGCTTGAAAGCTATGGCAAACCCATGCATTTCACAGAAATTGCAAACTACATTCGTAAGAAAAACCCCAATTTCAAAGACTTATCCGATCATAATCTTCATGCCGCCGTTATACGATATGATTCTTTTAAAATTGCCGATCGCGGAACTTATGGGTTGGCATCCTGGGGGCTAAATTATCGATCCGTTTCAACAGCCATTGAAGAATTTTTAGATGCCAAAGGTTTGCCACAGCGCAGGCAGCAAATCATTCGTCATCTGGATGGGGAATTTAACGATGGGAATATTACTGCAGCGCTGATGTTTGAAACCCGTTTTAAAAGTATTGGTGACGGCATTTACGATCGGCAGGGAACCTGGCAGAAAAGAACGCTGGAAGAATTTATCCGGCTTTTGCCTGAAACCGTGGCTCAGTTCGTCTGCTATTTTACCGGCAGGAACAACACTTCTTACAAACTGGTGATGGCCTATATTTTTATCCGCAGCATGGATGATGCCGGTGCCATTCACCTGCACAAGCTTAAAACCATGTTTTATAATTTTTATCTGTCCCGGCATAAAAAAGGCCTTGTGGTTGAATCAGATTCTGCCACCATGCACCGCATTGATGAGTTGGACAAAAATGAGATCATCAATCTTGCCAGTAGAAGACCTTTAGAAAGTTTTTTAGGCTCCGGCTATTTTACCATGTTTTCCCAGAATGGCAGGAAACTGCAACTGACCGATACGGTATTGAAGCCGCTTGACGATGCCAAGCGGGATATTTTGCTGATCACCATCTTAAAGGCGGTGGATGATTATTTTTCAGCCCTTGCCCCACCAAACGTGATTTATGAAACAGAACCTGAAGCGCCCTCCAACGTTTCGGAATCCGGCATTGAAGCAGGGAGTTCTTTTGTAAATACACCGCCTGACAATCCTGTTGTACGGGTTCATATCAAAAAGAAACGGCGGGGAAAAATTAAACTATGA
- a CDS encoding PDDEXK nuclease domain-containing protein, with protein MLSSSEGKKKPAIDAQKIKTETRDFIKDPYVLEFLNLSENAQLLESRFEQAILSNLQAFLLEMGKGFSFVARQFRIIVPVI; from the coding sequence TTGCTCTCTTCATCTGAGGGTAAAAAGAAACCAGCCATTGATGCCCAGAAAATAAAAACAGAAACAAGAGATTTTATCAAGGACCCTTATGTACTGGAATTTCTAAATTTATCGGAAAATGCTCAGTTACTGGAATCCCGCTTTGAGCAAGCAATTCTCTCAAATTTGCAGGCATTTCTTTTAGAAATGGGTAAAGGCTTTTCTTTTGTCGCCAGACAGTTCAGAATTATAGTTCCGGTCATATGA